acctgctgagttcctccagcattttgtgaataaataccttcgatttgtaccagcatctgcagttattttcttgtactaccAGTTACTTATCAAGAACAATATAATGACTTTTAATTTGCCTTTCACTCGAGGTAGCTCTCTGAATCAGCAACATTACCCTCTCTCTTTTAACAGAAATCATTTTaaaatgtgtcttggtgctgaaCCTGCAATCAGTAGTTATCTGTAACTATTCAGAAATGTCCACAACTTGGCAAATAGTGAGAATTGTTTTCTATTGAAACATTTCAATTTGTTTGCTCTCACAGGGGACTAGAAATCCACTTCTGTGCCATCAATCTATGataatgatacaatacgatagaactttatttatcccaggagggagattgatctgccaacagtcataaaacacaagatacatgaaacatgaaattaaagtgatgagtggaaaggattgaggatgtgcaaagattggccaccaccgattggtagaacatctgtagcatcttgctgtagacgttgaaggagcggagccttctcaaaaagtacagctggctctgtcccttcttgtattccccagcattcctggaccagtccagtttactctccaggtacactccagcgtatttgtactccctggtaagctgcacatccacaccattgatggagacaggggacaggggtgttcctctcctcctaaagtccaccactaactccttgggTTCTCCACCAACTCCACTAAGGTTCTATTTTACTCACCATTACCTCTCACCAGcacattttcatattttattacTTCAGCATGCAACGATGTCTGATTAAAATGCCCAGAACAAATAGCCCTGCCTCCAAACCTTGCCTAGTGGCCCAATAGCACAACATTCAGATTAAATCGTTGAATGAGCTCGCATGTGTATTTAACGTTGTTTTTGGTTTGGTCCACAGGTAGAAGAGGAATTATGGGAGGAAGAATTCTTGGAGCGTTGTTTTCAGGAGATGCTGGATGAAGAGGACCAGGAATGGTTCATTCCAGAGCGGGATTTGCCAGGCATCAACCAGATGCAACAACAAATGAATGGACTATCCATAAACGACAGCAGCAAGACAGAGGACCTTGTGGTAAATAGCAAAGAGCGATAATGTTCCCACACAAAAACCCTTAATGTGCCATCTTATCTTGCATCAAATTTCAGCTCAATTTTCTCTGCTCTTAAAAAACAATCCCAGCTTTAACATTTCCTCATCCCTAGCATTGTTCCAATAAAAACTCTTCAGACCTCTTCCAAGTCTTCACATTCAACACTATAGTTGTGATCAAGCTAATGTTTTATAGAgcacaagaaaacaggagcaggagtagtCCACCTTGTTCCTTTAAGAGTtccctgccattcattatgatcgtgGATCTCAACTCATTTTCTCTGCCAGTTCCACATCGCTTTCAATTCCACAATCTTTCTTTCAAAAGTTTATCTGCCCCCTCATTAAATACCTCCAATGATCTAGTCTCCACATTCTGGGATAGAGAATTACAGAGATTAATCATTCTCTCTGGGAAGAAATTCATGGGCTTTAAATGACCAGCTCTTTGTAACCTCgtcccataagacataggagcagaattaggccatttggcccttgactTGCCCACTTATTAAAACATCTTGATATCTaggtgtttccgtaaataagggTACCAATCTGTGACGgctggccaaatttgaaagttattaaattataatgaaataccacagcattaaaaatgggcctGCCTATGATCCTTTTGCACTAATTTGCACAAAATCGACCAAAATATGAGGGGggaaaaacaagaaaaaaaatatttacaatttaaaaaaaacatatatacATAAATGAGAAAGAATATAGTAACCTTTCATCGAATTCGATGTTAATTTACTCGAAATCTGCCCGGAACCAAAAGCATCTGTGTAGACAGGGGCATACTTTCAACGAGACATGGGGATATGTAGAACCCGATCACTTTCGATTCCCTTCGCTACAGTGCACGCACTTTACAACAACATAGCAACAAGCAATGAAGGTTTAATGGAATTTAAACATTTCTTTAGTAAACGagaagcaacatttaagagaaaaGAACGAAAAGGTCCAAAAAGATTTCTACCAACCAATGATTCCAAGCAAATAAAAGTGAACACAGCATTCTTCAGAGCTCAGAGTGCCCACAACGTGACCACTTGGATACCGTCTCTCATACTGATTTCTTAGCTCCCTTGCAAAATGTCGGCACGTAAGCCACCACGAGGCCCGTAGTTCAGGTCAGGGTCATTACAATCGCattgtttgaattttttttttaatcgcgACGAGTGCACAAAAAAAACCCGTTATAGCATTGATGAGGTCAGAAAACGGGAGGGACAACTGAATTAGGCATCgataaaataggtgagcaaactagatttttatttcatgattttaagttctattcattattaagtatttcaatggaaattttaaacacaaaatataaacaattaaaaagaaacaataaatataaaaacggtCACTCTGCTTATAaatgacacaatagacaataggtgcaggagaaggccattcggcccttcgagccagcaccgccattcaatgtgcatggctgatcattctcgatcagtaccccgttcctgccttctccccataccccctgactccgctatccttaagaactctatctagctctctcttgaatgcattcagagaactggcctccactgccttctgaggcagagaattccacagattcacaactctcacaaAAGGTTTAtcctatctccgttctaaatggcctaccccttattcttaaactttggccccttgttctggactcccccaacattgggaacatgtctggactcccccaacattgggaacatgtctggactcccccaacattgggaacatggacaCATTTCACACGTGACCAAAGGGGCACTGCTACTCACTTGTGCTGCAAACACTTTAGGCATCAGAAAATCATCAAATCAGGTGATAAATAAAAATCCTAAacataatcagaatttggcttatatagAGTTATTTAACTGCAAAATTAATGTGATCTTTCTCCTACaaattagcctaaggatttgatgaaatcctgcttgaaaaatgtcacacAAAAAGGCAAGGAAACACAGGGACATATCTgacatttttctttgtaaaaacagatttatttatttttgcgtcatctcattattttggctatacaccatgatctatactacttaaaatacaggatatgaaacgaTGGGATTATTacataaaaaacaggaaaataacctggaagtttggagaccagtttcactactgagtgctgtatttacggaaacacccatctaccctgccctgccccctcAGGATCTTCAATGAGgtcacataagatcataagtaataggaacagaattaggccatttgacccatcaggtctactccgccattcaatcatggctgatctatctctccctccaaactaaattctcctgccttctccccacaacatctgacatccgcactaatcaagagcGTAACCGCTCATCCTTCTGTATAGGTTCAAGATCTTCAGCTGAATTAAGATAGGATGTATTTcttatccctggaattaacctggtgaattcaTTTGGATTGTCTCCAATGCTAGTGTATCCTTTTAAATATAGGAGACAAAATGcaagtattccaggtgtggcctcaccaatgtcctgtgcaATTGTAGCAATAGTTTCCTATTTCCAAACTTCACCATCCAGTTCTAGGCACCTAAAACACACAAGAATGCTTGACCCATACAGtgccccccataatgtttgggacaaagacccataatttatttatttgcctctgtactccacaatttgagatttgtaatagaaaaaatcacatgtggttaaagtgcacattgtcagattttattatacattttcaccgtgtagaaattacagctgtggttatgcatggtccccccatttcagggcaccataatgtttgggacacatggcttcacaggcgtttgtaattgttcaggtgtgtttaattgcctccttaatgcaggtataagagagctctcgccacccagtctttcctccagcctttccattacctttggaaacttttattgctgtttatcaacatgaggaccgaaGTTGTGTCaataaaagtcaaagaagccattatgagactgagaaacaagaataaaactgttagagacatcagccaaacctcaggcttaccaaaatcaactgtttggaacatcattaagaagaaagagagcactggtgagcttcctaatcgcaaagggactggcaggccaaggaagacctccacaattgatgacagaagaattctctgtaataaagaaaaatcaccaaacacctgtctggcagatcagaaacactcttcaggagtcaggtgtggatttgtcaatgaccactgtccgcggAAGACTTCAtgtacagaaatacagaggctacactgcaagatgcaaaccactggttagctgcaaaaataggatggccaggttacagttagcCAAGAAGTActaaaaagagcaaccacagttctggaaaaaggtcttgtggacagatgagatgaagattaacttatatcagagtgatggcaagagcaaagtatggaggagagaagaaactgcccaagatccaaagcataccacctcatctgtgaaacacggtggtgggggtgttatggcctgggcatgtatgactgctgaaggtactggctcacttatcttcattgatgatacaactgctgatgttagtagtataattaattctgaagtgtatggacacatctgctcaagttcaaataaatgcctcaaaactcatcggccggcggttcattccacagcaagacaatgatcccaaacatattgctaaagcaacaaaggagtttttcaaagcttaaaaaatgatcaattcttgagtggccaagtcaatcacccgatcgatctgaacccaattgagcatgccttttatatgctgaagagaaaactgaaggggactagcccccaaaacaagcataagctaaagatggctgtaatacaggcctgacagagcatcaccagaaaagatacccagcaactggtgatgtccatgaatcacagacttcaagaagtcattgcaagcaaaggatatgcaacaaaatactaaacatgactactttcatttacatggcattgttgtgtcccaaacattatggtgccctgaaatgggggggactatgtataaacactgctgtaatttctacatggtgaaaccaaaatgtatacaaatggcctttattaaaatctgacaatgtgcactttaaccacatgtgaattttttttctattacaaatctctaattgtggtgtacagaggcaaataaataaatgatgggtctttgtcccaaacattatggagggcactgtacatctcCTTTCTTATGTATGCTTCTGTGCCTTGCTGtttgtttgtgtctgtctaaattgCTCTTACACAGAGCAATTtcactacctcctatggcaggcaTTCCAGATATCAATCACACTCCCTGTTTAAAAACAAATTgcacctcagatctcctttaaaccccACCTTTTATATGCTTACCATCTGAACAATATTTGGACTATTTACTCTGTCTATTCCCCACAATCTTAGATGCTTGAATCAGCCTCCAGGaaaatgagagttggtcttggcatcatgttcagcactggcattgtgggccgaagaaccttttCTTGCACTGTTCGGTTCTTTGTCCAAATGGAAGGGCCTTGGTTTAATCTGGGAAGACTGAAGTACCTCTGAACTcctgtgaggtgggggggggggcagcaattCTGCTCGTTTGACAATCACCTCGCCCGTGAATCAATCCTGGCATATCCCTCCTATATAACAGAGACTAAATCTtgtcacaatgaactgcagatgttggtttacaaaaaaaacatggctggagtaactcagctgatcaagcagcatctttggagaacatggataggtgatgtttctggtgcgGTCCAGGGATGctgtgcctgtcccactgagttactccggcatttttttttttttttaagaggctaaatcttgtttttgttttgattttgatATATCCAAGCCATCGAGTGAAAGCAAGAATCACTTCCTTCCCATTCAGGATGTTGTTGTCAGCCGTTTgtgcagttttaaaaaaaaaaattgtgtttgaCTCGCACAAAACAAAATCTAATTGTTTCCTCTTTCTTTCCTCTAGAGTAAAAGTACTCTGAATCCTGACGCCAAGGAATTTGTTCCTGGAGTGAAGTACTGAAATTTTGAGAGTCTTGTAGGCTGCCCTCTTCTGGAGGAagcaaaaaaaaatacaatttcTGAACACTGTGAAGCGAGTCACTTTTTAGGATGGCCAATTGGTTATAGATGCTATTGGATtacccaccctctccctttccctctgccGAAACTTGTTTAGATCGAATGCTCTTTTTTTTTAAGCTTCATTGCAGAAATAACTTGGTCCTTTCACGACTTCTGATATGTGCAAGGGTTCGGCTGGTGTACAGTATTCTATTTGCCACGTATCACAATGAGTCTGCTACTTTAAAACAACTGGTTCTCGTGGTTCAGCGGGAGGAGAACGAAGCAAATTGCCAGAgtcttgttcagtttagagaccaTTGTGCATGTCATGAAAGATGGGTTTAAAGTGACAgtgcccccccactcccccctttttTAAATATGTTAAGAATTGGTGTAAGCATAACAACAAAAGCACTTTGCCAAAAAATTATTCTCCAAGAATAACTACAAACTGCTGGAACCCAACATGCACTGCTTTGGGTCTCTTACTGCCTGATTATAATTGTCCCTTTCTTCTAAATTACAAGAGCCTTATAAAGGTGGGGTGCGGGTTGTGGGAtggatattaaaaaatataacagtaTTACCGCTACCATTGCCGGTAGTTAGTTTTGTTGTCTGCAAGATTATCTTAAAATAATACTGGCAGTAAAGGGAATGCTGTAGCGGCTAAATGTGTTACAATACATATTGTGATATTTTATTTAGAAACTATACGTATCTTtcttggggcattatttttgaagTGCAGTCCAAAGGGgtttttaatgaaaaaaaaaagaattttgttTGTCTGGAATGGGGCTGTGGGGGGAAATCCTTCAAAGATGTGAAGAAAAAAATTGGGTTGCACTTTTGAAAATTGTATATTGGGTTTGGGTGGGAGCCAGGTCAAAGGGATGCTCATTGGTAAAGAGTGCACAAATTGCTTAACAAAGAGCATTTTTAACCAGCAAGCAGAGTGATCCAGTTCATTACAAATTTCACCAATGGGTCattgtttgtgtctaccttgatggTGAACATGGCACTGCTGTCCCAGTCTTTCTCGTTTTCTCTcgctttctctcgctctctcactTGTTCTCTTGCTCTCGTTATCTCTTTCACTCTGTCCCAGGGAAGATGATGGTGCTCCTTTCAAAGAGTTGCATTTCTTTTTGTCATTTGGTCTTAATGCAAGTGAGTGCAAAAGGAAAATTTACTGGAAAATAgagttttattttaaagaaaaacaatAAGGTACTTGGCCACTCTTCAGCTTATGTCAGTGAGAAGTTAGCAGGTTTAAGGGTTGAAAGGTTTTTAAAAAGATCATGAATATATTCTTTATGTAGTGGAGATGTGCATGTTCTAGACCTGATAGTATAAAAGTGGTTTGCAGGTACTCTGATTTAAGTAGAGATGCCAATATTTTTGTTACACATTGTGTTTTGGTGGGAGGGAATGGAATGTAGCTTACACTTTGAAGCTTTTATGAAATTAAATTAATTCAAAATCCCTGATGTTCCTGCACAGGACAGGTTTAATTATGGTGGGGTGAGGGAAAACGATGGAGGGAGATACACCGTACAATTTCAAAACCTAATTGTGATGCCCATTTTCCTTTGTGAAAATTCCATGTTAATTCAGTACATCACGTGTGGAATGGTGGGCAAGCTTCGTGCTTTGGTTATGACtttttttctgtgctaaatgaaaGTGAGTTCTATGGTATTAAGTTTTCAATGAAATGGGCAGCGATTTTCTTGTGGATCACACCTCATTTTTGCTAACTCTCTTTCCTTTGATTTTCACATTTGGAGGTGCAGAATTTTTTCCCAACCCTTATGTCAGCCGATATCATTTCCCATTTTTAAGCCATTTTCTTTATAACGTCATTTTCCTGCCACACCAACTGTTATCAGTTCTTGTTCCTGCAGTTGCTTTGTGATAAGAAACACTCGGATATCTTGGGCGCATTTGCCGCAAGAAATGGTTTGGCAATTTGCGTGATGCGGTCCTTTATTCATTCCCGTCACCACtcaccctggttctggatttacaGCAAAGGTTGAAATCTCAGTAGAGCGCTTTAATAAAGGAGGGGTCTTAAAAATATGTTGTTATACAACATACCAAGTCGTGACATAATCCACGACTTCAGATTGAACAGCTATTCAGTGCAACCATTAACATCAGCAATGTCTTCTGCACAACAAACCCCTTGCTGAAACACTTTATCCAAAAGTACGTTATTTCTACAAACTGGGTGGATGGTTATGGTATCATTTTGAGTCATTATGGCCCTTTAAGATGGAAATTATATTTGTCTCCATTGTGACATGATATATCAAACGTTTTCCCCTTGCTGTCCTACCAATCGAGGCCTGTTCTTTAATGT
This region of Rhinoraja longicauda isolate Sanriku21f chromosome 1, sRhiLon1.1, whole genome shotgun sequence genomic DNA includes:
- the paip2b gene encoding polyadenylate-binding protein-interacting protein 2B isoform X2; this encodes MKAPNMTNMTSGSGAQEVIVSNGHTESEPNPFAEYMWMEHEEEYNRQVEEELWEEEFLERCFQEMLDEEDQEWFIPERDLPGINQMQQQMNGLSINDSSKTEDLVSKSTLNPDAKEFVPGVKY
- the paip2b gene encoding polyadenylate-binding protein-interacting protein 2B isoform X1, giving the protein MTDSLDMKAPNMTNMTSGSGAQEVIVSNGHTESEPNPFAEYMWMEHEEEYNRQVEEELWEEEFLERCFQEMLDEEDQEWFIPERDLPGINQMQQQMNGLSINDSSKTEDLVSKSTLNPDAKEFVPGVKY